In one window of Candidatus Zixiibacteriota bacterium DNA:
- a CDS encoding methylmalonyl-CoA mutase family protein encodes MTEKAKNAKLIGRAKWDEEFAKSKISKDKKFMTVSSKEVKPLYDPGDIDDIDFDRDISYPGQYPYTRGVHASMYRAKVWTMRQFSGFGTPRQTNERYHYLLERGQTGLSVAFDLPTLMGYDSDSPRSMGEIGVCGVAVDTLKDMEIIFDGISLDKISTSMTINCPSTILLAMYIVLAEKQGVPSNKLTGTLQNDILKEYIAQKEWIYPPEPSIRLITDMMAYCAEHVPKWNTISISGYHIREAGATAAQELAFTLADGFCYVESAIAAGLDVDEFAPRLSHFFNSHTDFFEEIAKYRAARRIWARHMKEKYGAKNPRSWLMRFHTQTAGCSLTAQQPENNIIRTAYEGLAGVLGGTQSLHTNSMDETLALPSEKAVKIALRTQQIIAHETGVANVIDPLAGSYFIEKLTNEMEEEAEAYFDEIEKRGGVLKCIEDGYFQKEIAISAYRYQLEIEKKERIIVGVNDFIEQDEKIEIPLLTIDENVAKEQLKNLNEVKASRDNDKVKRCLADLKKAAEAKENHMPTLLECIRCYTTEGEITETLKEVYGEYIEPPMI; translated from the coding sequence ATGACTGAAAAAGCTAAGAATGCAAAACTAATCGGCCGCGCTAAGTGGGATGAGGAATTCGCTAAGTCAAAAATTTCCAAGGACAAGAAATTTATGACAGTCTCCTCGAAAGAAGTTAAGCCGTTATATGACCCCGGCGATATTGACGATATCGATTTCGACCGCGACATTAGCTACCCGGGGCAGTATCCATACACTCGCGGCGTGCATGCCTCGATGTATCGCGCCAAGGTCTGGACTATGCGTCAGTTCTCCGGATTCGGGACACCCCGACAGACAAACGAGCGCTACCACTATCTTCTGGAGAGGGGACAGACCGGCTTATCGGTGGCATTCGATTTGCCGACCCTGATGGGGTATGATTCCGATTCACCTCGTTCGATGGGTGAAATCGGAGTTTGCGGCGTGGCAGTCGATACATTGAAAGATATGGAAATAATTTTCGATGGCATATCGCTTGACAAAATCTCCACCTCCATGACAATAAATTGCCCCTCGACTATCCTTCTGGCTATGTATATAGTTTTGGCTGAGAAGCAGGGCGTGCCCTCGAATAAATTGACCGGCACTCTGCAGAATGATATCCTGAAAGAATATATCGCTCAAAAGGAATGGATATATCCGCCGGAGCCGTCAATAAGGCTGATAACCGACATGATGGCTTACTGTGCCGAGCATGTTCCCAAGTGGAATACGATTTCTATTTCCGGTTATCATATTCGCGAGGCGGGCGCAACCGCCGCTCAGGAGTTGGCGTTTACTCTTGCCGATGGTTTCTGCTATGTCGAATCAGCTATTGCCGCCGGTTTGGATGTTGACGAATTTGCGCCGAGGCTGTCGCATTTCTTCAACTCGCACACCGACTTTTTCGAGGAAATTGCCAAGTATCGCGCCGCCCGACGGATATGGGCGCGTCACATGAAAGAAAAGTACGGCGCCAAAAACCCGCGTTCATGGCTGATGAGATTTCATACTCAAACAGCCGGCTGCAGCCTTACCGCGCAGCAGCCGGAAAACAATATTATCAGAACAGCCTATGAGGGATTGGCAGGTGTACTGGGCGGCACTCAATCGCTTCACACCAACTCGATGGATGAAACGCTGGCTTTGCCCTCCGAGAAAGCGGTCAAGATTGCCCTGCGAACTCAGCAAATTATCGCTCATGAAACCGGTGTCGCTAATGTTATTGACCCGTTAGCGGGCAGCTATTTTATCGAAAAGCTAACCAATGAGATGGAAGAAGAGGCGGAGGCTTATTTCGATGAAATCGAAAAACGCGGCGGCGTGCTCAAATGTATCGAGGATGGATATTTTCAGAAGGAGATTGCCATAAGTGCCTATCGCTACCAGCTTGAGATTGAAAAGAAAGAACGAATCATTGTCGGTGTGAATGACTTTATCGAGCAGGACGAGAAGATTGAAATACCATTGTTAACCATTGATGAAAATGTTGCCAAAGAGCAGTTGAAGAATCTCAACGAGGTCAAAGCCAGCCGCGACAACGACAAAGTTAAACGCTGTTTAGCCGATTTGAAAAAAGCAGCTGAGGCGAAAGAAAACCACATGCCGACCTTGCTGGAATGTATCCGATGCTACACGACAGAGGGCGAGATTACTGAGACCTTGAAGGAGGTTTACGGCGAATACATAGAGCCGCCGATGATATAA
- a CDS encoding DUF3795 domain-containing protein yields the protein MIAYCGLDCAKCGAYLAKQANDDNKRAEVAKEWSVLFNHDIKPEQINCDGCCSDGQHFFYCSDMCEIRKCGIEKKVDNCAHCDEYACEKLEAFFKLAPQARDALEALRG from the coding sequence ATGATTGCTTACTGCGGATTGGATTGTGCTAAGTGTGGCGCATATCTCGCTAAGCAGGCGAATGATGATAACAAGCGCGCTGAGGTGGCAAAAGAATGGTCGGTGCTTTTCAATCACGATATCAAGCCCGAACAAATCAATTGCGATGGATGCTGCTCTGATGGACAACATTTTTTTTACTGTTCCGATATGTGCGAAATTCGCAAATGCGGCATCGAAAAGAAAGTGGATAATTGTGCTCACTGCGATGAATACGCCTGCGAAAAATTGGAAGCGTTCTTTAAGCTTGCTCCTCAGGCGCGCGATGCTCTTGAGGCATTGCGGGGATAA
- a CDS encoding 4Fe-4S binding protein: protein MPDNAYNDLADALDRLPNGFPRTKSGVEIQILKKIFTPEEASIACQLTGEMELVDNIAERIGLLPKEARSKLLRMAKRGLVWPNKHDGKMYFRLAPFIVGIFEEHLENMDHEFAHLFDMYMLEGGAEGIMKYNPALHRVVPSTSLAKSEWILPYDDVRAIIENTKAFSVRDCICRAQQAHVGKRCEYPLHNCLMLSYKERPPKPGDITKEQALAILDQAEDVGLVHTVSNVKEGLGYICNCCGCCCGILRGITEYGIKESVAHANYFAVIDPDECTGCGTCIERCQVNAIIEQDGISVVEKDGCIGCGLCVTGCPDNAAKLQLKPADEIIEPPADYAVWEQERLRSRGMR from the coding sequence ATGCCCGATAACGCATACAACGATTTAGCCGACGCCCTCGACCGTCTGCCCAACGGTTTCCCGCGCACTAAATCCGGAGTCGAAATACAGATACTGAAGAAAATCTTCACGCCGGAGGAAGCCTCAATCGCCTGCCAGCTAACGGGCGAGATGGAGCTGGTCGATAACATCGCCGAACGTATCGGGCTATTGCCGAAAGAGGCAAGAAGCAAGCTTTTGCGAATGGCTAAACGCGGCTTGGTTTGGCCTAATAAACATGATGGCAAGATGTATTTTCGTCTTGCGCCCTTCATAGTTGGAATATTCGAGGAGCACCTTGAGAATATGGATCACGAGTTCGCGCACCTTTTCGATATGTATATGCTGGAAGGCGGGGCAGAGGGCATCATGAAATACAATCCGGCGCTTCATCGGGTTGTGCCCTCAACAAGCTTAGCTAAATCCGAATGGATACTTCCCTATGACGATGTTCGGGCGATAATTGAGAATACCAAAGCTTTTAGCGTTCGCGATTGTATCTGCCGCGCTCAGCAGGCTCATGTCGGCAAACGCTGCGAATATCCTCTTCACAATTGCCTGATGCTATCCTATAAAGAAAGACCGCCCAAACCGGGCGATATCACAAAGGAACAAGCGCTGGCGATTCTCGACCAAGCCGAAGATGTCGGTTTGGTGCATACGGTAAGCAATGTCAAAGAGGGTTTAGGATATATCTGCAATTGCTGCGGCTGCTGCTGCGGAATACTCCGAGGGATAACCGAATACGGCATCAAGGAATCGGTGGCGCATGCGAACTATTTTGCAGTAATAGACCCGGATGAATGCACAGGCTGCGGCACCTGTATTGAGCGTTGTCAGGTAAACGCTATCATCGAACAGGATGGCATCTCAGTTGTCGAAAAAGATGGCTGCATCGGCTGCGGTTTATGCGTTACCGGCTGTCCCGATAACGCTGCAAAACTTCAGCTAAAACCAGCCGATGAAATCATCGAGCCGCCGGCGGATTATGCGGTCTGGGAGCAAGAGCGTTTGCGCAGTAGAGGGATGCGGTAA